A window from Rhea pennata isolate bPtePen1 chromosome 1, bPtePen1.pri, whole genome shotgun sequence encodes these proteins:
- the SLN gene encoding sarcolipin, whose product MERSTQELFLNFMIVLITVLLMWLLVKSYQE is encoded by the coding sequence ATGGAGCGATCCACACAAGAACTCTTCCTGAACTTCATGATTGTCCTGATTACTGTATTGCTCATGTGGCTCCTCGTGAAGTCTTATCAGGAGTAA